DNA sequence from the Novipirellula galeiformis genome:
CCCTTGATGGGGACAACGATGCTGTTGCGCGCTGGCGAGCAAGACGGCAAGCGAATCCTCAACTACGAGATCCCCGTGTTGCGATAGCAGCAACATCGTCCGGAGGCCTGCGGGCCGCTAGCGGATGATCTCGCGCGAGCGGAGCAGTTGGACAATGGCATCCGCACACTCTTCGACGCTCTGTTGGCTGGTGTCGATGCTGAGATCGGGATTCGGCGGAGCTTCATAGGCGGCGGTGACACCGGGGAAGTTCAGCAGTTCACCGGCATCGGCCTTGGCGTATTGACCTTTCGTGTCTCGCGTTCGGCAAACGTTCACAGGGGTCGCGACGTGCACGACGAGAAAATGTTCCTGCCCAATCAACTTCGCCACTTTGCTTCGCACTTCCTCGGACGGGGCCACAAACGAGGCGACGCAAATGACTCCCGCTTGGTTGAGCGCGTGAGCGAGATGGCCGCTACGACGCAGGTTTTCGCTACGGTCAGCAGCGGAGAAGCCCAGATCGCGACTCAAGCCGCGGCGAACACTTTCCCCATCGATCATCGCCACCGCACGTCCTGCATCGAACAGCTTTCGCTCCACCGCCAAACCAACGGAGGTCTTTCCGCTACCGGTCAATCCCGTCAACAGAATCGTGGCCGGTTTTTGACCAAACCGCGCGGTGCGTTCTTCGGTCGTGACAGCGGAAACCTCATTGGGGTCGCCGGCATTGCTCGCTTCAAGCTCATCGTCCCAGACGCTCTTGGCGTCGCTATCGCCCGATTTGTCCAAAATCATCCCTGCGGCAACGGTCGCATTAGTGATCCGATCGACAACGATGAACGCACCGGTGCTACGGTTGCGACGATAGGCGTCAAAATGCAACTGTGCATTGAGCGAGATGCTGACGCGTCCGATTTCGTTTAGCTCTAATTGCGGCGCTGGCTCGCGATGCAATGTATTTACATCCACGCGATACTTAAGCGTATCAATCGTGCCGGGAAGGGTTTGGGTGGTGTGCTTGAAGAGGTAAGTCTTGCCGGGCACCATCGCACCGGCATCCATCCAAACCAGCATCGCGTCAATATGGTCGCGGCTTTTAGGCAGGTTGCCTGGGCGAACGAGCATGTCACCACGACTGGCGTCAATTTCGTCTTCGAGGGTGACCGTAACGGCCATCGGAGTGAAGGCTTCATCGAGATTGCCATCGTAGGTGACGATCTCTTTGACCTTGGATTTTTGTCGACTCGGCAAAACCATGACCTCTTCGCCGGGGCGAATGATGCCCGAGGAGATCGTGCCACAGAAGCCGCGGAAGTTCAAATTAGGTCGGCTGACGTATTGGACCGGCATACGGAAATCCTGCAGATTCCGATCGCTACCGATGTAGACCGTTTCCAAGAAGTTCATCAGCGTGGTGCCGTCGTACCAAGGCATGTTCTCGCTACGATCGACGAGATTGTCGCCTTTGAGCGCGCTGATCGGGATGAAGTGCAAATCGGGCAGGTCCAAACGAGTCGCAAACGCGCGGTAATCTTCACAGATTTCGTTGAAACGTTGCTCATCGTAATCGATGATATCCATCTTGTTCACGGCCACGACGACGTGGCGAATGCCGAGCAGCGACACGATAAAACTGTGTCGGCGTGTTTGCGTTAGCACCCCATGGCGTGCATCGATCAAAATGACGGCCAAGTCGGCCGCGCTGGCGCCGGTGGCCATGTTCCGTGTGTATTGCTCGTGACCGGGCGTGTCAGCGATGATGAATTTTCGCTTCGCCGTACTGAAGTAGCGATAGGCAACGTCAATCGTGATGCCTTGTTCGCGTTCGGCTTT
Encoded proteins:
- the cysN gene encoding sulfate adenylyltransferase subunit CysN; the protein is MSHKSDLIATDIEAYLKQHEHKQLLRFITCGSVDDGKSTLIGRLLYDSKMIYEDQLSQLEADSKKIGTTGGNFDPALLTDGLKAEREQGITIDVAYRYFSTAKRKFIIADTPGHEQYTRNMATGASAADLAVILIDARHGVLTQTRRHSFIVSLLGIRHVVVAVNKMDIIDYDEQRFNEICEDYRAFATRLDLPDLHFIPISALKGDNLVDRSENMPWYDGTTLMNFLETVYIGSDRNLQDFRMPVQYVSRPNLNFRGFCGTISSGIIRPGEEVMVLPSRQKSKVKEIVTYDGNLDEAFTPMAVTVTLEDEIDASRGDMLVRPGNLPKSRDHIDAMLVWMDAGAMVPGKTYLFKHTTQTLPGTIDTLKYRVDVNTLHREPAPQLELNEIGRVSISLNAQLHFDAYRRNRSTGAFIVVDRITNATVAAGMILDKSGDSDAKSVWDDELEASNAGDPNEVSAVTTEERTARFGQKPATILLTGLTGSGKTSVGLAVERKLFDAGRAVAMIDGESVRRGLSRDLGFSAADRSENLRRSGHLAHALNQAGVICVASFVAPSEEVRSKVAKLIGQEHFLVVHVATPVNVCRTRDTKGQYAKADAGELLNFPGVTAAYEAPPNPDLSIDTSQQSVEECADAIVQLLRSREIIR